One window of the Zea mays cultivar B73 chromosome 3, Zm-B73-REFERENCE-NAM-5.0, whole genome shotgun sequence genome contains the following:
- the LOC103650021 gene encoding mitochondrial import receptor subunit TOM40-1 translates to MGSSVSQASAPPPPPPTYASTPPSFVHAAADVAAPPPKPHEEEATEEKVDYLNLPCPVPYEEIQREAFMTLKPDLFEGMRFDFTKMITPYFALTHSVAMGSIDIPAQKSGVIKIPTSNYEFGANFINQKTMLMGRVAHDGRENIRVKHDITDNLSLKINAQLTSEPHYSKGMLYFDYKVSLLL, encoded by the exons ATGGGCTCCTCCGTCAGTCAGGCCAGTgcccctcctccacctcctccgacATACGCGTCGACCCCTCCTTCCTTCGTGCATGCTGCCGCTGACGTCGCTGCCCCGCCGCCGAAGCCCCATGAGGAGGAGGCGACCGAGGAGAAGGTGGACTACCTCAACCTCCCGTGCCCCGTCCCATACGAGGAGATTCAGCGCGAGGCCTTCA TGACGCTGAAGCCTGACCTATTCGAGGGCATGCGCTTCGATTTCACCAAGATGATCACCCCGTACTTCGCTTTGACTCACAG CGTTGCCATGGGATCCATTGATATCCCGGCACAGAAGAGTGGGGTGATCAAGATTCCCACCTCCAATTATGAGTTTGGTGCCAACTTTATCAATCAGAAG ACGATGCTCATGGGGAGGGTCGCACATGATGGGAGGGAGAACATCCGTGTCAAGCACGATATTACGGACAACCTTTCTTTAAAGATAAATGCTCAG TTGACAAGTGAGCCCCACTACTCCAAGGGGATGCTTTATTTTGATTATAAGGTCAGCCTCTTGTTGTAA